In the Campylobacter sputorum subsp. sputorum genome, ACTATGTCAAGAAGCATAACAAATATCAAGGAATTTGAAGCAAATAAAAGCAAAGGTGCTTTTCTAGAACTTGATATAAATGGAAAAAGTTGTATTATATTTTTAAGCAAATAAAGGAAAATAATGTATGTAGCACCAAGTATTCTCTCGGCTAATTTTGGAAATTTAAGCAGTGATATAACAAAGGTTTGTGAAGCTGGGGCTGATCTTTTACATATAGATGTTATGGATGGTCATTTTGTACCAAATTTAACAATAGGACCTAGTGTTGTGAAAGCTGCGGCAAAAGCTTCAAGTGTGCCGCTTGATATACACTTAATGGTAAAAAATGTTAAATTTTTTGTAGATCTTTTTTTAGACATAAAACCAAAATTTATAACATTTCACATAGAAGAAGAAAAACACCCTTTAAGAATGATTGAATACATTAGAGATCACGGAATTAGCCCTGGAATAGTTCTAAATCCACATACTCCAGTTTCTATGTTAGAGCATATAATTCATAGTGTTGATATAGTGCTTTTAATGAGTGTAAATCCTGGTTTTGGCGGACAGAAATTTATGCCTCTTGTTCTTAAAAAAATATCTACTTTAAGAGATATGATAGATAAAAATAACATAAAATGCATGATAGAAGTTGATGGTGGTATAAATGGATTAAACATAGCAGACATAGAAATAGCTGGGGCTGATATAGTTGTAGCTGGAAATTATATATTTTCATCAAATGATTATAAGACATCGATTAATTCATTAAAGATATAAAAATTGCAGCTAGAGGCTTTTATTAAATTTTTTATAACAAATCCACTTTATTACAAAGATTTTGTAAATATAGCAAGCAACATCAAAGAGATAAACGAGATAATAAATGTAAAAAATTTATGCGAATGGAGAACACTTGGGCTAAATTTAAAAAAAGACTACATAAATAGAGTTATTCCGGTCTTTAAGCATACATTGATTAAAGATCAAATATTTTGCATTGTAGATATAGAAACAAATGGCAGTAT is a window encoding:
- the rpe gene encoding ribulose-phosphate 3-epimerase; the protein is MYVAPSILSANFGNLSSDITKVCEAGADLLHIDVMDGHFVPNLTIGPSVVKAAAKASSVPLDIHLMVKNVKFFVDLFLDIKPKFITFHIEEEKHPLRMIEYIRDHGISPGIVLNPHTPVSMLEHIIHSVDIVLLMSVNPGFGGQKFMPLVLKKISTLRDMIDKNNIKCMIEVDGGINGLNIADIEIAGADIVVAGNYIFSSNDYKTSINSLKI